Below is a genomic region from Penaeus vannamei isolate JL-2024 chromosome 18, ASM4276789v1, whole genome shotgun sequence.
aaatagagattaaaaaatgtttccatgaccgttTTGGCACACACTCGACATAGGAATaaattcacacccacacccaggaGCCTTAAAGAGTGTTAGGTTACGCTGCCCATAAAATTTAACGGTAAAGTAATGCAGTTaaagtaagaataggcctacatttgaataaatctggtttatgaaaaaaaaatcactaatagGATATCTTGACAAAAGGTGAGTAGAATGAAATATGATTATTTCGCAAATTGAAAATtctttaacattatatatatatatatatatatatatatatatatatatatatatatatatatatatatatatatatatgtatatatatataaatgtatatatatatatatatatatatatatatatataaatgtgtatatatatatatatatatatatatatatatatatatatatatatatatatatatatatatatatatatataaatgtatatatatatatataatatatatatatatatatatatatatatatatatatataaatgtgtatatatatatatatgcgtatatatatatatatgtatatatatatatatataaatatatatatatatatatatgtatatatgtatatatagacacacaaaaacatacccacacacacagagatatatacacacatatatatgtgtattacatatatatatatatatatatatatatatatatatatatatatatatatatatatatatatagacacacacacacacacacacacacacacacacacacacacacacacacacacacacacacacacacacacacacacacacacacacacacacacacacacatacatgcatatatttatgtatatatatatatgtatgtatatacatatacataaaaatatatattatgcccGGGGACCCAACAATGTGGAGGAGACGTAAGATATTTTGGATTGGTCCAAGGGGCGTGCAATCATTCCGTTCTTGCGACTCAAAACGAATTAAATTTAAGGATGGCAGTGTAGGCAGCAAATAATGAGGCAAGAAGTCGGTAACTAAAAGCTGGCTTATTCGATCACCTTGCTGACACAACTCAGAATTAggatcgcagagagagagagagagggagggagagagagagagagggagggagggagggagggagagagggagagagggagggaggagggagggagggagggagggaggagggagggagggagggagggagggagggagggagggatggagggagggaggagggaggagggaggagggaggagggaggagggaggagggaggagggaggagggaggaggagagggagggagggagggagggagggaggagggagagagagagagagagagagagaagagagagagagagagagagagagagagagagagagagagactaatagatagacatatcgagagagagagagagagagatagaaagacagatagacatattgaaagagagagagagagagagagagagagagagagagagagagagagagagagagagagagagagagagagagagagagagagagagagagagaattaataggcagatagacagattgatagatagacatcgagagagagagagagagagagagagagagcgcgcgaaagagagagagagagagagagagagagagagagagagagagagagagagagagagagcacagactttaaaaagaaaatatgaactgGTCATGTTGATACTTCTCAGAGATCTCAAAGCCAGACACAGCATCACAAATAGCAAGTATAAGTTTACTGCTCATACTTTTATCCCGTCTTTAGcgcaagagagagacacaagacgAGCAAAACCAGCATCAAAGAGTGCTAACAGAAGCCGCCTTGTTACCTgccagaaagaaaaagtgaagatgAAAGTGAAAGACATTTTCCTTCTGTCTAACAGTGTCTGCTCACACTCGGAGGCAAAGGTATTTTCCTCTTGATAATTGGGATCGAACCACCAAAGCTGCAGTGTTATTCACGGCGAAAGAAGTGACTTTGGAATTCGAAACTCACTCTCCTGAGGCGGCTTCTTCGTTCAAAGGGATCTTAAAGGGATTTACATTTCTTGGGACTATTCCAACTGACAATATAGACTGCCTGATACGACTGTCTACCcccttctgcttttctttctaccAATTTATCAATGTATCTggttatctttttgtttatctatctctttatacgtcaatgtatgtatttatgtatgtatacatgtatgtatgcacgtatgcatgtatgtacgtatgtatatacttgtgtatgtgtgcatgtttgcatgtatgtatgtatgtaagtatgtatgtaacagtctatctatttatctgcctttcactctatccatccatctatctacaactatctatacatctgtcagTACCATCTATAacgatatatttgtttatgtttatatttatttgtactgtactAATCTGTATCCGCAATTGTGGTTAATTGAACTTCAACAATCTGCACTTATAAAATGGCACAGAACACTACTGTCCCTTATGCCAAGTTCTCCCAGGGTTCAATTTAAGCACCTGAGTAGGGTATAGGACGAAGGCATCTTGAAAGTAGTGGTCTTTCTAACTGTTTCTGCTAatgcacatgcaaacatgcattcacatatactctctcattctcagaagcatatatttgtgtaattttgtttttttgtgctttctttatatctatctttatatctttctgtgtctatatgtctctatctatctgtctacatatgtcTGTGAATTGATGAACTAAatgattcagtctctctctttctatctagctatctgtctgggAATACATCTATCCAAATATCTACCGCAGGAATGGGTAGCGTTTGTCTGGCGTGAACACAGATACTGACTGTTGGCGAAGACCTTGGGCGAGATGGGCGGCAGGCACGGGATGGCTCCTGACGGCACCAAGATGGAGTTGACGATGATGGCCTGGAGGCGCAGGAAGACGAGCGTCAGCTGGAAGGCGACGATCTTGGGCGTGTAGTGGAACTCCTGCAGCTGCCGGAGGGACGCCTTGAATCCCACGATGAAGGCCCACAgaccgaagaagaaggaggtggtcgTCACcaggtagatgtagatgtaggcgTTGTTGGGCCGCATGTCCATGTGGGTGTACCTGTCGGAAAGGTATAATCTGGGCAGCTGTTCTCGGTAATTACTAGTTACTGGGTATTACTAAGATGTTTACCCAAAACACTGGTCGAGCTCCCTCAGAAATGGCATTTgacgttctctgtctgtctgagtctaTTACATTATATTACTGGAGGAGATTTTGAAGCCTGTTATCTACCAAAACAGGGATAAAAGACTATGTGCTGAGTCATTTCGGTACATTCAGTGTTTTGGCTCAAACAAGAAAATCCTCGAGAACTGCTTGTCAAGGAAATCTGACAGGAAGGCTTCGCGGCCAAGAGGAGGCTCCGACTGACCAGCCTTCGATCCAGAGCGTGACTTGGAAGATGGAGACGATGAGCTGGACCCACGGATGCTGCATCACCAGGATCTTCACCATCCGGATCTGTGGCCTGCGGGAGGTTATATGCAGATTAGTAATTCATACGAACGCATTTCAAAAAGAGAAGTGCATCCTAGATGTGGATAAATGATTTTTGCATTTTTAGCTGATGGCACAACAACATTAGTAAACAAATGAGTTTTATTAATACTGCGAGGCGACATGGCTCGGTCACTAGCCAAGTTGGCCGCACGACCTACTTGATGACCGTCGACTTCGGGCAGCAGATGCAACAGGGCCAGCAGCAGCAGGGCGGCCCCTTCCAAGGCAGCACCGTCCCCTCCATCTTCCTGACGAAGCGAGACTCGCCGCCGAAATAGGAGAGCGTCAACTGGAGGAACTGCCACATGCACAGCGCGAACCACAGCTGAGCCGTCGCGTCGAGAAACATGTTAGCCTTTTGGAAGAGCAAGCCCAGGTAACTGCACAGCCCGATGACCtgcagcgaaggagggaaggatgaggaggtgcACGGTGCTTCTCTGCGTGTGTGTCAGACTGGGATTCATCTCTTAACTTTCTCTCAGTCTTATGCTACATATACCTTGCATATCCATtgcatacacccgcacacacacacacaaactcataaacaagcacacacacaatatatatacatatgtgtgtgtgtgtgtatttacacacacacacacacacacacacacacacatatatacatatatatatatatatatatatatatatatatatatatatatatatatacatatatatatacattatatatatatgtatatatatatatacatatatatatacatacatatatatatatatatatatatatatatatatatatatatatatgtatgtatgtatgtatgtatgtatgtatacacacacacacatgcatatacaccgaCTTGCACCGACACCTGTCTGGCCCCTGGCACTGACCGGGTAGACGGAGAGCACGACGCAGGTGGTGGCCTTGTGGCGCGGGTGGCAGTGGCGGACCACGTGGCGCACGGTGTCCACCAGGAGGCCGACCAGCGTCACGAAGGCGACCGTCGCCAGGCCCAGCAGCACCCAGCCGGCGACGCCCAAAGCTGCAAGGGACGGAAGGCGGTTGGTCGTCGCTGCGGGAAGGCTGAGGGCCCCTGGTGCTCGGGGTGGCTTAGTCATGTACGCTAATGTGGGTAGGGATTTCAGGTAgacatgggtgtatgtatatatatacgtacatatgaatatacttacacacacacacacatatatgtgtgtacatataaacaaacatatgtatatatgcatatgtaggtatgtatatgtatatatatatatatatatatatatatatatatatatatatatatatatatatatgtatgtatgtatgtatgtatgtatgtatgtatgtatatatatgtatgtatatatatatatatatatatatatatatatatatatatatatatatatatatatatatagtgtgtgtgtgtgtgtgtgtgtgtgtgtgtgtgtgtgtgtttatatatatatatatatatatatatatatatatatatatatatatatatatatatattgtgtgtgtgtgtgtgtgtgtgtgtgtgtgtgtgtgtgtgtgtgtgtgtgtgtgtgtgtgtgtgtgtgtgtgtgtgtgtgtgtgagagagagagagtgtttgcatgtgtgtgtgcacaaacacacaatgcaAATGCTATTAGACAAGGCAAGGAACAGTAATCTCATTGCAAAAGCATCTCTCCTCAATCCTTTCCCACCGCCTCTGAACCCCGGTTAAATCCTCCGTTCACCTTCCTCGTCACTCCACCAGCGCCCCCTTGGGAGTCTCCACAGCGGCCCGCAGAGTAAACCGGAATCACACACGGCGCATCGCACATCCTTACAGGCCACGGAGTACATCTTGACGCGGGCGTGCAGTACACCGAGGCAATTTGGGTGGACAGCAACCCGGACCGAACCGAGGCTTAAAATATCCTTCCGCGTCCTCGGCTCCCTTCCtcggctctctctcctccctgg
It encodes:
- the LOC113816955 gene encoding organic solute transporter subunit alpha, with amino-acid sequence MNETTTEIVNELTNITSEAGCTREVLEFEPSATEFLEALGVAGWVLLGLATVAFVTLVGLLVDTVRHVVRHCHPRHKATTCVVLSVYPVIGLCSYLGLLFQKANMFLDATAQLWFALCMWQFLQLTLSYFGGESRFVRKMEGTVLPWKGPPCCCWPCCICCPKSTVIKPQIRMVKILVMQHPWVQLIVSIFQVTLWIEGWYTHMDMRPNNAYIYIYLVTTTSFFFGLWAFIVGFKASLRQLQEFHYTPKIVAFQLTLVFLRLQAIIVNSILVPSGAIPCLPPISPKVFANTLLNSLLLGQLVILSVLARHYYKMPTPEIVTLAKGADEKKNGVVSNGSLAEAPASPAEGMPAPSAGGNREATRLLDDCSPEV